The Desulfonatronum thiodismutans nucleotide sequence GGTTTTGGCCTTGGGTGTCGCCGTGAAGGCCACATAGGTGATGCCGTCCTCCCGAGCACGTGCGGCCATTTGAGCGGCCAGCAGGTCTTCCACACTGATTTCCCCACCATCCTCCAGTTCCTTCAGTTCTTCGGCGGTCAGCACCTGTTTGAGTTTGGCTGCTGCCTCGCCAGTCTGGGAACTGTGGGCCTCGTCGGCGATGACTGCAAACGTCTTGCCCTGAGTTGCCGCCAGTTCCTGCACGGCCTTGATAGCGAAGGGGAAGGTCTGGATGGTGCAAACCAAAATTTTCTTACCGTCTGATAACGCCTGGGCCAGTTCGCTGCTTTTGCTTTGATGTTCTCCTGAGATGGTGGCCACAACGCCGGTGGTCCGCTCGAAGTTGAAGATGGCATCCTGAAGCTGGGCATCCAGAACCGTCCGGTCACTGACCACAATAACCGAATCGAATATCTTCTTGTGGTCGGCGTCATGGAGGTCTGCCAGGAAATGGGCGGACCATGCAATGGCGTTGGTCTTCCCCGATCCCGCTGAGTTCTGGACCAAGTATTTCTTCCCTGGGCCTTCCTCCAGTACGGTGCGGATAAGTTTCCGTGTGACGTAGAGTTGGTGGTACCTGGGGAAGATGATTTTCTCGATACGCTTTTTGGAATCCCGCATGGCCACAATATATCGGCCTAGAATTTCCAGCCAGCTTTCCCGCTCCCAGACTTCCTCCCACAGGTAAGAGGTGGCATGACCTTCTGGGTTGATCGGGTTTCCCGCCGCATTGTTATCCCCTCGGTCAAAGGGCAGGAAGGTCGTAGATGCTCCCTCAAGCTTGGTGGCCATACGGACCAAAGAGTTGCTCACGGCGAAGTGAACCAGGGCTCCACGGGGGAAATCAAGAAGAGGTTCCGCCGCGCCTTGTCCCTTCGGCCTGGGTTGTCGGTCAAAGCGGTACTGATCAACAGCATCATGGACCGACTGTGTGAAGTCTGTTTTGATCTCCACCGTTGCCACAGGGATGCCGTTCAGGAACAGCACGAGGTCCAGGCAGTTCTCATTGTGGACGGAGTAGCGTACCTGCCGCACTACCCTGAGCCGGTTGGTCTCGTACTTGACCTGAAGGTCCGGGTTCATGGCCAGGGCGGGCTTGAATTGGGCAAGGCTCAGGGGTTGGCGAAGGCCCAGAAGTTCAACTCCAAAACGGATGACATCAAGGGTTCCTCGGTCGTCCAACTGTTTGCGGATGCGGTCCAGCAGGACGGCCTCAGCCGCCACGCCATGGCTTTTGGTCAACCCGTCCCAGGCTTTTGGTTGGGTCTCTTGCACCCATGCAATGATATCGGCAGGAAAAAGCGCCCGTTGCCGGTCAAATGCGTGGCAGCCTTCAGGATCATACAGCCAGTCATGAGCGGCCAGATGGGAGCAGATGTCGTTCTCGAACTCGATTTCCTTGTGCAGGCTCATGGGTTCTCCAGGGCGTTACTGCGTGACGTCCGCCAGTCCTCGCACGTCGATCTTGCCGGTCACGGCGGCGGAGATGAGGGCTGAACGCCGTTCCTTGAGGAGGTCTATGGCGTGTCGGGATGTGTCGATCAAATCGTCAATTTTTGAAATCACGGCTAGCAGATGGTCCGTAATTGAGTCTTGCTCTTCTTTTGGCGGAGTGGCCACTAAAAACTCAACTGCATGACTGATATTGAACTGCTCTTGCGCAGCGCCATATTGAACTAACTCTACTTGATACCGCACCATGCGGCTGTTCATGGCAAAGCACAACCACTCGGGGTTGAACATTCCTTTTCTTATGAGCATCACGGAGGCACAGTTCCCTCCTTCGCACTCAGCCGGGATCACGGCAGAGACTCCTGGGGCACCAACTCGCACAGTGACGATATCGCCTTGCTTTAGTTGAGTTTTTCCGTTTCTCTTGCTGTCCTCTCCACTGATCCGACGTGCCCCGTCAACCCTGACCTGCCCCTCCGCGATGTCACCGCCATACAAAAAAGGATATCCTTCATCTGCTACATAGTTGCTCGGATTGACTACGATGCCAACTGAAATCTGAGGGCTAAGATGCTTTAAGCGCTTGATCGCCCAATGCTCCGGAACTTCCCCCAACCACTCCACGCCGCTGTCCTTCATGGGCACATTCGGATCAAGCCCCTTGGTCACGGCATGGGAGATGACCGCCTGCCGCTTCTCCTTGAGGAGGTCAATCAGCTTTTCCTGCTCGGCAACCAGGGCGTCGATCTTGGCGGTCTCACGGTCTAGGAAGGCGGAGATGACGGATTGTTCATAGCGGGGCGGAAAAACAAGCTCAAATGCCGCTAACGCATCTCCAGAAAGCTCCAAAAAAGTCGTTCCTTTGCCCCTGATGTTCAATTGCACTGAGGCAATGGAGAACATGTACGCATAGAATCTTGGCTCAATTATATTTACAGCAATAAGGCATTTACAGCCTTGGTTTGTGCAGAGTCCAACATCAGAAATACCAAGAGAACCAATTGGAGCCCTAGTTGATAAAACAATGCTTCCCTTTGGGACCATTGTTGTGCCACATGACGCTAGACCCTCTGCCGTAATGCGTCGGGCTGAATCCAAAATTTCAAATGATCGTAGATGGCTAAGGTCTGCGGGTGTTATCCATACGATATCACCATCCCAATACAAATCATTGTCAGATTTAGGAGTTGAACCACCAACAATCTGGAAAAGCCTTTTTGTTCGAGCAATACTCCAATGGGATGGCACCTCTCCCAACCAATCAACTCCACTGTCCTTATACTCCGGATACTTCGGAAAGCTCATGCCGTCAGCCCCTCGATCATCGCCTTGATTCTGTCCGTGGTTAGCTTCAAGTCAGCATCAATCATGTCCAAGGGCCGGGGCGGATTGAAAACGTAGAAGTGCCTGTTGAACGGTATCTCGTAACCCACCTTTGTCTTGTCGTGGTCGATCCAGGCATCCGGGGCATGGGGCAGGACTTCCCGCTTGAAGTATTCCTCCACATCCTGGCTCAATGGTACGTTCTCGGTGTCCCTAAGCTTTGAGTCCGGCATGGGCTTGCCCTTCATCTTACCCTTCTGGCCCAGGACGATCTTGCCTTTCGCGTCGCGCTCCGGACGCTCTACGGTGATGGTGCGGTAGCCGAAGTCGGTGTTCTTGAATATCCGGCTGATGGGCTTGCCGTCAGCCTCAGCCTCCACAAATTGGCCGAAAAGCCGGGTGATCTCGGCAATGTGATCCTCGGACAGTTCCTTGCGCTTGCTGCCCAGGCTTTTGCGCATCTTCTGCCACATATTCGAGGCATCAATGAGTTGGACAAGTCCTTTTCGGTGTTCAGGTTTCTTGTTGCTGACGATCCATATGTAGGTGCTGATGCCGGTGTTGTAGAACATGTCCGTGGGCAATCCGACGATGGCTTCCAGAAGATCGTTCTCCAGGACATACCGGCGAATCTCGCTTTCCCCGCTCCCAGCAGCGCCTGTAAATAGCGGCGATCCGTTGAGGACGATGCCGAACCGGCACCCACCTTCAGCCACGGGGCGCATCTTGCTGATGAGGTGGAGCAAGAAAAGCATGGACCCATCGGATATTCTGGGCAGCCCTGGGCCAAAGCGGCCATTAAATCCGAGAGTGGTGTGCTCCTTGCGGACTTCCTTTTCTACCTTCTTCCACTCCACGCCAAAAGGTGGATTGGAGAGCATGTAGTCGAAATATCTCCCGCTGTGTCCGTCATCGGAGAGTGTGTTGCCAAAAACGATGTTCGAAACGTCCTGGCCCTTGATGAGCATGTCCGCCTTGCAGATGGCGAAGGACTCAGGATTCAACTCCTGACCAAAGACCGTCAGTCGGGCTTTGGGGTTGTGCTCGGCAAGATATTCACCGGAAATGGACAGCATGCCGCCGGTTCCAGAGGTTGGGTCATAGAGTGCGCGGACCACGCCAGGCTTGGACAGAACATCGTCGTCTTCGATGAAGATAAGGCAGACCAGAAGCCGGATAACATCTCGCGGGGTAAAGTGTTCTCCGGCTGTTTCGTTTGAAAGCTCGGCGAACTTCCGAATCAGTTCCTCAAAGACAAGCCCCATCTGGTGGTTGCTTACCACGTCAGGGTGGAGGTCGAACTGAGTGAAGCGCTCGGTGACACGATAAAGCAGGCCGCATTTGGCGAGGCGTTCAACTTGGGCGTGGAAGTCAAATCGTTCGAAGATATCCCGCACGGCATAGGAGAACGTATTGATGTAGCTGAAGAGGTTTTCCCGGATGTGATCCTGATCCCCCATGAGCTTCTTCATGTCGAGGGGGGAGGTGTTGAAAAAGGTCTGTCTAGAAGCCCTTAGCAGAAAGGGTTCAGGGTTGATGCCCAGCTTTTGGCGGTTTTCCAACTCGACCAGAACGGCTTGCTTCGTAGGGGCCAGGACGCAATCAAGGCGTCTCAGGACGGTAAAGGGTAGAATAACACGGCCATATTCAGACTGCTTGTAGTCACCCCTCAAGAGGTCAGCGACGGACCAGATGAAGGCGGACAAAGACTGTTGGTTCATAAAGAGACAAAATCCTAATGAGGGTTACTCGAACAGGTCGACTTTGGAATCTTTCTTAATTCAACTCATCCCGAAACTTCTTCGACAACCGAAACACGACCACCTTCCTCGCCTCAAGAGTTATTGGCTTATCAGTAGCCGGGTTGCGGCCCTTCCTGGCCTTCTTGGCATATGCCTCGAACTTGCCGAAGCCTGAGATCAACAGGGCGTGATCGCGAACTATTGCGGTCTTCATAATTGAGATAAGAGACTCAACGTACTTCCTGGCCTCGCCACGGGTACGATCAGTCTTATCGTATACTGCGTCTATGATTTCCGCTTTTGTCAGGGTGCTCATGGGTTATCTCCATTTCAGTGCCCAGCGGGTTGTCTTGAATGAGGGCACGGGGTAGATTTGAACTGGCACACACATGGGGCCTAAGTTGCACATACCACCCCGCCGTGCCGGGCAAGTGCGCGAGTGTCCAGACCAACCCGCACCGCTGGCGGCCTGTTACCTCGGGCGTGGCCAGTACCGGCTCCGGGCTTTGCTCTGGGCCGGTTAATTTTTGTGCGGCAGGACAGACGGGTTACTCATCCCGGCTTTACTTCTCCAGTTCGTTCCCGGCACTGCTCGTACATATCCTCAAATACCATCCGCACTCCGGTATTCTGGCCCAGCGTGTCTCGCCTGACGGCACTGATGATGATTTTCTGGTGCTCGGGCAGGTCCGCTCCGTTGTTAGTGGCGGCCAGGATGATCTTGGCTTTATCGAGGTCGGTCATGGGTTGTGCTCCTTCCCGGTCCGCATATCCGAAACGCCCCCAAAAACAAAGCCAGATCTCATACCGAGATCGGGCTTTTGCTTTTTTCATCCCCTCAAGTCGGGGCAAGAAACAAGATCAACATGAACGATGCTCCCTGAGCACTAAAGTCTCAAACCCCTCAAGTCGGGGCACTTCTGGGAACTATCGATGAGACTATCAAGAATGCCGGAATGGCCAGTTCTCAAACCCCTTGTTAAAAAGTTTGGCCGATCCCATCTCATGCTCTACCACACCAGAGCGTTTACCCGGTCGTGAATCGTCAGGTCTTCAAACATCTCCTGTGCTTCGCGGCTTGGTTTCAACTTTATCGGGAACCGGAATTTTTCCAACGCCTGTTTGATCTGCATTTGAAGTTTTTCCCGGTGAAACAGTTGAACCCATTCCTGGTCGTCACCATCGGCCAGGAGTCTCGGGTCAGGATACTGGTCGATCAGTCCGGCCATCTCCAGTTCCGACACCAGATACAGCGCCGACTCCAGCGGGCTTTCCTGCCCCTGAAGTATTCACCGAAGGTTTTCCTGTACTATCCAAAGCAGGTGTTCCAGGTCGGAGATTTCCGTCAGGCCGTCCGGTACTTGGACTGTCAGGCTTGCCCATTCCTTCTTGGGCATCCAGTACAGGTTTGACTTGGGATACGGCAGGTCGCTCATGGATATGCCCCTCACAGTCAGAGTCGAAATATATCTTCCTCTTGCCAACCAACGAGGCAAAGGTCAATTATGTGCGGGTTTTCGCTTTTCGCTTTTGTGGTTCCAATCAATCAATGAGGCCAACAGCATGAATCTGTACAAAAAAATTCAAGACATCATAGCCCGCCATGATGCACTACAAAGCACTCTTGATGACCTCGAAAAACTCCGTTCAACCATACATCATGCCTTCGGTCCAAAGAGTTTGGCCGTAGATATTCAGGCACTTCGGAGCAAAGTCGTGGAGGACTCTTGGAACGAGCTGTTCTTCCTCCTAAGAATCGATGAGCCCCCGGAAGACTGCCCAGAATTTTCCTTAACAAATGTCCTGAGCTGCCTCGACGAACATAATGTCCGGACAGGTTCCGCCGCCTCTGCTCCCCCTCTGCCCGCAGACATCCCGCAAGACCCGGATGCACTGCTTCGGCTTAAACACATACTCAAGATCGTGCCCGTATCGGCAACGACGTGGTGGAACGGGGTCAAGAGCGGACGCTTCCCCCAGCCTATCGAATTGGGCGGGAAATGCACGGCCTGGCGGCGGCGGGACGTACTGAAGTTGGTGAATAGCCGGTCCACCGCGCAAGGAAAGGAATAAAAAAGGCCGCCCACCGGAAGTGGGACGGCCTTTTGATCCGCGCAACGGTCAACACCGGGTCTCACCCGTCCAGGTTTACCAGTGGCCGTTTTGGATGTTTCGCAAGGTACGCCTCTAAGCCGGGATACTGCTCCAAATGACGCTCAACGGCCTGATCCTGGGTTTCGTGTTCGCCCTGGACGAAGACAAGCGGATAATCGCCCGCCACGCCCTGGGAACGCTCGAGTTTTTTTATCCTTGGTTCAAGATTCGCCATAACATCAACCTCCCTGCTGCTCTTCGAGCCGTGATAACCTGCTCTCCAGTGTCGAAATTTCAATGGCCTTAAGGTGTCCGCTTATGGCCTGGATCATTGTCACCGCTTGCCCGGGTTCAAGCTCGCCTTTTGTCGCCGCCTCGATGATCGCCCGCGTAGCGTCGGGAATGGCCGTGGCGTCCACCAGGGAGGGAAGATCAAGGGTGATGGGCCGTTCTTTTCTTGGCGGGCATATCCGGTCAAGCAAGGCCTTGAGCATAGCAGAATCGCCCTCCTTGGCCTTCTGGATAGCCGCCTGCGCAATCGCCTGGGCCTCACCCTCAAACAACTCATCCACCATAACAGAAACCCGGTTGCGTGACCCGAGTTTCCGCCCCTGGGGGTTGCCCGATTGTCCCGGCTTGAAACGGGTACGCCCGCCCTGTTTTTTTTCTGCTTTGTCAGGTTCTTGAGTCATTACGTTTCACCTCCTTTCCACGGGATGCAATCGCCAATAGTTCATCGTCGCTCATGTCGTAGACCGTCCTCGGGGCACCCACCACGCCCGCACTCGCCGCAACCAAGGCCCGCCCGATTGCAACTTCCGCGCTGATCGCCGGGCCGATCTTCCGGGTCGCAATCGCAATGTCGCGCAGTCGTCTCAGGTCTTTGATGTGGATTTCCAAATCATCACTTTGCTTCATCAGGTTACTTCCTCCTTCGTGCGAAGTCCGCAAGGTTAAGGGCATCCGCCCTGCCGCTGCCAAGCTCTGGCTCTTCGTGTCTGGACCGTCGCCCTTGCTCAGAATGCCGCGTTGCCATTCCTGGGGGCGGACAAGGACATGGGGGATGGACAGAGCGGCAAATCTCCCAATCCGCGAGCACCTCCGCTGCTCGCCACTCCTCGTAGGTCGGGACAACAAGCCTGCCGAGGAGAGTTCGCAATTTTCGCGCTCTGGCTTCGAGCCAGTCAGCCTGTTCCTTGATCTTCGCGTCAAAATCACGCTCCTCTACGCACCGTTCACAAACGCGAAGTCCCTCGTATTCGCCCAGGGTGACTTCGGTCAAAATGGATGATTTTTCAGTGGTTCCGCCGCAAATGTGGCAATGATGCCGCGTAAAACCAGCCGCCTTCACGAATTCAAACTTAATGGATTCCATTGCTTACTCCTGATTTGAATTGTTGATGTCGAAACCGTATTCCTTGCGGTACACGGCCATTCTGGTTTTGGCCTGATGCGCCAGGATAGGTTGAAGCGGATCAACGATATCAAGAATGACCGCAACCTTTCCTGGTGATGGCCGCAATACCCGCCCGCAAAGCTGAATCAATTTGCCGCTCCAGCGTACCGGGGAAGCCAGCACCAGGGAGCAAAGCCCTTTGGCGTCGTACCCTTCGCCAATCAAGGCCGAAGTTGCGAACAGCACGTCCACGCCGCCTTTCTCCAAGTTCGCGGTAATGGACTGCCGCTCCGTGGTCGGGGTCTTGCCGTGCATGACGGCCACTCGGCCATGCCCGCCGTTGCACATAGCGGCCAATCGCTCGATGTGCTCCACCCGGTCTGAAACGCAGAGCACCGGCTTTGAAGCCTTGCGGATCACGTCCAGGATCAGCCGGTTACGGGGTTCATCCTCGATCATGGTTTGCACCATGGCCGCGAAGTCATCCCGATATCCGTACCGGAACCCCGTTTCGTGGATTTCGATTTCAGGCCGAAGCACCGCGCCCTGTTCAACGAGTATGCCATCGTCAACACGATGGACCAGCGGGCCAAGGTGATAATGCAGGGCCGGTGTCATGGCGTCGCGTCGCTGGGGGGTTGCAGTCACCCCAAGGCGATACTTTGCCGGGAACGATGAAGCCACCTGTGAGAATGTGCTGCACGGGGTTCTATGCGCCTCATCCACCACGACCATACCGAAGCAGCCCACAAGGTTGCCCAAGCGGTTTTTGGCGCTCTGAGCCGTTGTAACAGTTACATCGCGGACCAAGCCCTTGCCGTTGCCGATAAGCCCGGCCTGGATGCCCAAGAATTGCTCGATGCGATCCGCCCATTGCTCGAGAAGTGCCGAGGTGTGAACAACCACCAGGGCCGGTTGCTTACGATTGGCAATCATGGCCAGGGCAAACGTGGTCTTCCCGGAACCCGTGGGACTTTGAAGAACCGCGTCGGAATAAGGGGCCAGAGCATCCATGGCTGCTTGCTGGTAATCCCGAAGCCGCCCTCGAAAAACAAAGTCCACCGGGGCCAGGGTCAGCCGGTTGTCGATGATCTCCGGTCTAAACCCGTGAGCCGCCAGCACGCGCCAGGCTTCGCGGGCAAAGCCTCGGGGAACGGTGAGAGAATCCGGCGTTTCCTCGTAGAAACAAAGTTGCCGAGGCAGGTGAGCGCAATACCGCCCACGTTTCGCCGCCTCGATTCTGGCCGGGTTCACAATGGTCAGCCGAGCCTTGATTTTCTCCCGGACCGGTCCGGGAGGGAGTCCGACCACTGTCGCGGAGTTGGTCAAAATCATTTGCATCGCGTCACCTGCCTTACCGTTCGATTGGGTTCGGCCAGAACGAAGCCCACGCAGTCCGAAGTGATCTCCACTCGGACCAAGTTGGAAGCCGTCCAGTTGGAAGACCACGCTAGGCCCCACTCGCTGAAGGGGTAGGGATGCCGTCCAGCACGGAAGAGGGTGCGCCGGGTCCAACCCTGGGCCAACAGTTCCGGCATGTGGTCCTCAATCCGGGGTCGCGCCCTTCTGTACCGCTCCATCATGGCCGGAGTGATCCGTTTCTTGCGTGGGCGCTCCACGGGTTGAGCCGGGGTGGCGGATGTGGCCCGCTTGGTTAGCAGGTGGTCCAGGCCGCCCGATTCCATCAACCGGAACATGGCCGGGCATGCCTCAAGCCATACGTCCGCAATAAAGGCCAAGCTGCCGGGGTCGTTCTCGTAGTCCGGGGCCGTCCACCAAAAGCCGCCGCTCTGGTCCGCGTGAAGCCGGATAAAATCGCGCCGGGCCATATCCAGGATTTCAAGGGCCGCCGTCTCGGGGCACGGGGCCGGGTTCTCGATGCTTGATTCTTCCAGGATAACGGGGCCGCCCTGGGCTTGGGTTTGCAACTCTTCAATGATCTGGGCCTTGTTCTCTCGGATATATCGCCGCAACTCTTCCGCGCCTTTGGGGTCAATCGATTTCAACCCCTCAACCACAAGGCCGCCCTGGGCATCCAACCGGACAACCAACCCCGCGCCGGTCAACGTCTTGATTTTCAGCATTAGAAAACCTCCACGTCTTCGGGGTCCGTGACGGTTTTGCCGGTTGTGCCGGTAGGTTCACGCTCTGTTGCGTTTTCATCTGTGCCGGTTGTGCCGGTTCGATTTTCAACCGGCATTCCTGGGAAGCCTTGCCGTTCCTCGCTTTTGCCGGGTTTGCCGGTTGTGCCGGTTGTTTCTAGGAATTTCATGAAACGGGCAATGTCATCAGGAGAAACGCTCCATCCTTTCTGTTGTCCGGTTCTTGCGCCCTCAAGGCCAAGCTT carries:
- a CDS encoding DUF5681 domain-containing protein, translated to MTQEPDKAEKKQGGRTRFKPGQSGNPQGRKLGSRNRVSVMVDELFEGEAQAIAQAAIQKAKEGDSAMLKALLDRICPPRKERPITLDLPSLVDATAIPDATRAIIEAATKGELEPGQAVTMIQAISGHLKAIEISTLESRLSRLEEQQGG
- a CDS encoding helix-turn-helix transcriptional regulator translates to MNLYKKIQDIIARHDALQSTLDDLEKLRSTIHHAFGPKSLAVDIQALRSKVVEDSWNELFFLLRIDEPPEDCPEFSLTNVLSCLDEHNVRTGSAASAPPLPADIPQDPDALLRLKHILKIVPVSATTWWNGVKSGRFPQPIELGGKCTAWRRRDVLKLVNSRSTAQGKE
- a CDS encoding type I restriction-modification system subunit M; translated protein: MNQQSLSAFIWSVADLLRGDYKQSEYGRVILPFTVLRRLDCVLAPTKQAVLVELENRQKLGINPEPFLLRASRQTFFNTSPLDMKKLMGDQDHIRENLFSYINTFSYAVRDIFERFDFHAQVERLAKCGLLYRVTERFTQFDLHPDVVSNHQMGLVFEELIRKFAELSNETAGEHFTPRDVIRLLVCLIFIEDDDVLSKPGVVRALYDPTSGTGGMLSISGEYLAEHNPKARLTVFGQELNPESFAICKADMLIKGQDVSNIVFGNTLSDDGHSGRYFDYMLSNPPFGVEWKKVEKEVRKEHTTLGFNGRFGPGLPRISDGSMLFLLHLISKMRPVAEGGCRFGIVLNGSPLFTGAAGSGESEIRRYVLENDLLEAIVGLPTDMFYNTGISTYIWIVSNKKPEHRKGLVQLIDASNMWQKMRKSLGSKRKELSEDHIAEITRLFGQFVEAEADGKPISRIFKNTDFGYRTITVERPERDAKGKIVLGQKGKMKGKPMPDSKLRDTENVPLSQDVEEYFKREVLPHAPDAWIDHDKTKVGYEIPFNRHFYVFNPPRPLDMIDADLKLTTDRIKAMIEGLTA
- a CDS encoding integration host factor subunit alpha, with the translated sequence MSTLTKAEIIDAVYDKTDRTRGEARKYVESLISIMKTAIVRDHALLISGFGKFEAYAKKARKGRNPATDKPITLEARKVVVFRLSKKFRDELN
- a CDS encoding restriction endonuclease subunit S — encoded protein: MSFPKYPEYKDSGVDWLGEVPSHWSIARTKRLFQIVGGSTPKSDNDLYWDGDIVWITPADLSHLRSFEILDSARRITAEGLASCGTTMVPKGSIVLSTRAPIGSLGISDVGLCTNQGCKCLIAVNIIEPRFYAYMFSIASVQLNIRGKGTTFLELSGDALAAFELVFPPRYEQSVISAFLDRETAKIDALVAEQEKLIDLLKEKRQAVISHAVTKGLDPNVPMKDSGVEWLGEVPEHWAIKRLKHLSPQISVGIVVNPSNYVADEGYPFLYGGDIAEGQVRVDGARRISGEDSKRNGKTQLKQGDIVTVRVGAPGVSAVIPAECEGGNCASVMLIRKGMFNPEWLCFAMNSRMVRYQVELVQYGAAQEQFNISHAVEFLVATPPKEEQDSITDHLLAVISKIDDLIDTSRHAIDLLKERRSALISAAVTGKIDVRGLADVTQ
- a CDS encoding DEAD/DEAH box helicase; translation: MQMILTNSATVVGLPPGPVREKIKARLTIVNPARIEAAKRGRYCAHLPRQLCFYEETPDSLTVPRGFAREAWRVLAAHGFRPEIIDNRLTLAPVDFVFRGRLRDYQQAAMDALAPYSDAVLQSPTGSGKTTFALAMIANRKQPALVVVHTSALLEQWADRIEQFLGIQAGLIGNGKGLVRDVTVTTAQSAKNRLGNLVGCFGMVVVDEAHRTPCSTFSQVASSFPAKYRLGVTATPQRRDAMTPALHYHLGPLVHRVDDGILVEQGAVLRPEIEIHETGFRYGYRDDFAAMVQTMIEDEPRNRLILDVIRKASKPVLCVSDRVEHIERLAAMCNGGHGRVAVMHGKTPTTERQSITANLEKGGVDVLFATSALIGEGYDAKGLCSLVLASPVRWSGKLIQLCGRVLRPSPGKVAVILDIVDPLQPILAHQAKTRMAVYRKEYGFDINNSNQE
- a CDS encoding PHD finger domain-containing protein, with translation MESIKFEFVKAAGFTRHHCHICGGTTEKSSILTEVTLGEYEGLRVCERCVEERDFDAKIKEQADWLEARARKLRTLLGRLVVPTYEEWRAAEVLADWEICRSVHPPCPCPPPGMATRHSEQGRRSRHEEPELGSGRADALNLADFARRRK